From one Phocaeicola salanitronis DSM 18170 genomic stretch:
- the glmM gene encoding phosphoglucosamine mutase — translation MALIKSISGIRGTVGGNAGEGLTPLDIVKFTSAYAALIRRISFVKSNRIIVGRDARVSGEMVRRLVCGTLMGMGFDVVDIGLASTPTTELAVTMAGACGGIILTASHNPKQWNALKLLNGQGEFLNAEEGQEVLRMAEAEAFEYAGIDRLGSYTEDLSYNEKHIERVLALDLVDVEAIRKAGFRVAIDCVNSVGGIILPQLLERLGVKHVRKLYCEPTGDFQHNPEPLEKNLGDIMNLMKEGGNDVAFVVDPDVDRLAMICEDGTMFGEEYTLVSVADYVLKHTPGNTVSNLSSTRALRDVTNNYGMQYYASAVGEVNVVAKMKEVNAVIGGEGNGGVIYPEAHYGRDALVGIALFLSHLAHEGKKASELRAVYPKYCMAKKRIDLTPDTDVDAILKKVKETYRKEEVNDIDGVKIDFADGWVHLRKSNTEPIIRVYSEAGSMEDANRLADEVSACI, via the coding sequence ATGGCTCTGATAAAATCAATCTCCGGCATTCGAGGAACGGTCGGAGGCAATGCGGGCGAAGGGTTGACCCCGCTGGATATTGTAAAATTCACCTCTGCTTATGCGGCATTGATTCGCCGCATTTCTTTTGTGAAAAGTAATCGGATTATCGTAGGACGTGATGCGCGTGTATCGGGTGAAATGGTGCGCCGTTTGGTATGCGGCACGTTGATGGGCATGGGATTTGATGTCGTGGATATCGGTTTGGCTTCTACACCGACCACCGAGCTTGCCGTGACTATGGCAGGGGCGTGTGGAGGCATTATCCTGACAGCAAGCCATAATCCGAAGCAATGGAATGCATTGAAATTGCTGAACGGGCAGGGCGAATTCTTGAATGCGGAAGAAGGGCAGGAGGTTCTGCGCATGGCGGAAGCTGAAGCTTTTGAGTATGCCGGTATCGACCGCTTGGGGAGCTATACCGAAGATTTGAGCTATAATGAGAAGCATATCGAACGCGTATTGGCGTTGGATTTGGTTGATGTGGAAGCTATCCGCAAAGCCGGTTTCCGTGTCGCTATCGATTGTGTCAATTCGGTAGGAGGCATCATTTTGCCTCAATTGTTGGAGCGTCTGGGCGTGAAGCATGTCCGGAAGTTGTATTGCGAGCCGACAGGAGACTTCCAGCATAATCCGGAACCTTTGGAAAAGAACTTGGGAGACATCATGAATCTGATGAAAGAGGGAGGAAATGACGTGGCCTTCGTGGTGGACCCGGACGTAGACCGTTTGGCGATGATTTGTGAAGACGGGACAATGTTTGGCGAAGAATATACGTTGGTTTCTGTGGCAGATTATGTATTGAAGCACACGCCGGGCAATACGGTGTCGAATTTAAGTTCTACACGCGCTTTGCGTGATGTGACCAATAACTATGGCATGCAATATTATGCCTCGGCTGTAGGTGAAGTGAATGTTGTTGCCAAAATGAAAGAGGTGAATGCGGTAATTGGAGGCGAAGGCAATGGAGGTGTGATTTATCCGGAAGCGCATTATGGCAGAGACGCGTTGGTAGGCATCGCTTTGTTTTTAAGCCATTTGGCGCACGAAGGGAAAAAGGCGAGTGAGCTTCGTGCCGTTTATCCGAAGTATTGCATGGCAAAAAAACGCATTGACCTGACGCCGGATACGGATGTGGATGCGATATTGAAAAAGGTGAAGGAAACCTACCGTAAGGAGGAAGTGAACGATATAGACGGGGTGAAAATCGATTTCGCCGACGGTTGGGTACACCTGCGTAAGAGTAATACCGAACCGATTATCCGTGTTTATTCAGAAGCCGGAAGCATGGAAGATGCCAACCGGTTGGCGGATGAGGTGAGTGCATGTATTTGA
- a CDS encoding DUF4286 family protein: protein MLIYNTTYHVELADARNFVIWLHECYIPEAEKSGELKNPRVLRILSHKEQDSECFSMQWEVEDSAALHRWHTQVGARLNDELMKTFKDKVIGFPTLMEVIA from the coding sequence ATGCTGATTTACAATACGACTTATCACGTGGAGCTGGCGGACGCACGCAATTTCGTCATCTGGCTTCACGAGTGCTATATACCCGAAGCGGAGAAATCGGGGGAGTTGAAAAATCCACGTGTCTTACGTATCTTGAGCCATAAGGAGCAGGACAGCGAGTGCTTCTCTATGCAGTGGGAAGTGGAAGATAGTGCTGCGCTTCACCGTTGGCACACACAGGTTGGGGCGCGCCTGAACGATGAATTGATGAAAACGTTTAAAGACAAGGTGATAGGTTTCCCCACCTTGATGGAGGTCATTGCGTGA
- the ruvC gene encoding crossover junction endodeoxyribonuclease RuvC: protein MIQPVKEKIILGIDPGTNIMGYGVLKITGIKPEVMTLGVIDLRKCEDPYLKLKHIYQRVQGVIASYLPDELAIEAPFYGKNVQSMLKLGRAQGVAIVAALCRDIPVTEYAPLKIKMAITGNGQASKEQVASMLKRMLHIPDSEMGPFMDATDALGAAYCHYLQMGRPSLPDAYSGWKDYIRKHPEKIVK, encoded by the coding sequence GTGATACAGCCCGTAAAGGAAAAGATTATCTTGGGTATCGACCCGGGTACGAATATTATGGGGTACGGGGTGCTGAAAATTACCGGTATCAAGCCTGAGGTGATGACGTTAGGGGTGATAGACCTGCGCAAGTGTGAAGACCCGTACTTGAAGCTGAAACATATTTACCAGCGGGTGCAGGGGGTCATTGCTTCGTATTTGCCCGACGAGCTTGCTATCGAGGCTCCTTTTTATGGTAAGAATGTCCAGTCGATGCTGAAGTTAGGACGTGCGCAGGGAGTGGCGATAGTGGCTGCCTTGTGCCGGGATATTCCGGTAACAGAATATGCGCCTTTGAAAATAAAGATGGCAATAACGGGAAACGGGCAAGCAAGCAAGGAGCAGGTGGCGAGTATGTTGAAACGGATGCTTCATATCCCCGATTCGGAAATGGGACCTTTCATGGATGCCACCGATGCTTTAGGCGCCGCCTATTGCCATTATCTGCAGATGGGACGCCCGTCGCTTCCCGATGCTTATTCGGGGTGGAAAGACTATATTCGCAAGCATCCTGAGAAGATTGTGAAATGA
- the pulA gene encoding type I pullulanase, which translates to MNIKTTLLMGILATLISACRPHSVSYASFDEYPVYEGGWEEMAYTPECTDFALWAPTAQAVRVLVYETGQGGAAKWMIDMQPAGNGMWRVSVKSDLKGYFYAFNVRIDGAWQGDTPGLWAKAVGVNGNRAAILDMQETDPEGWKQDKRPPMKSFSDMVIYEMHLRDFSADTVGGMKHRGKYLALAEDSTHTWTGERTGLAHLKELGVTHVQLMPVADFASIDETKPERLQYNWGYDPKNYNVPEGSYATDPFEPGIRIREFKQMVQALHKAGIRVIMDVVYNHTFTTHGGIFERTVPGYFYRKDADGNFANGSGCGNETASERAMMRRFIVESVCYWAKEYHIDGFRFDLMGLHDIETMNAVRRALDRIDPTIYVGGEGWSASVPQFPSDLLATKANVSKIPRIAVFRDEFRDSLRGPFGNDEKGAFLIGRPGYERGIRFGLSGGVYSLTSNDSVPLSPMQFISYVSCHDDLCLADRLKVTLPGASVQELCALQKLGATAILTSQGIPFLFAGDEFLRDRKGAPNPYNMPDAVNAINWHNKMLYREVFDYYRGLIAMRKAHPAFRMGDAELVRTYLEFLPVQAVGVVAFRLKGNPCGDSWLNTIVVLNARTEPVKVDIPDGKYWIVCQGGKIDLVMGLGTVTGTQLVVHPRSATIIHQ; encoded by the coding sequence ATGAATATTAAAACGACATTGCTGATGGGAATACTTGCCACGTTGATTTCCGCTTGCCGTCCGCATTCCGTTTCGTACGCTTCTTTCGATGAATATCCGGTGTATGAAGGGGGATGGGAAGAGATGGCATATACCCCTGAATGCACCGATTTTGCTTTGTGGGCACCTACGGCTCAAGCTGTTCGGGTATTGGTTTATGAAACGGGGCAGGGAGGCGCTGCCAAATGGATGATAGATATGCAACCTGCAGGAAACGGGATGTGGAGGGTATCGGTGAAAAGCGACCTGAAAGGATATTTTTATGCTTTTAATGTGCGGATAGATGGTGCCTGGCAAGGTGATACACCCGGATTGTGGGCGAAGGCGGTAGGTGTGAATGGAAATCGGGCTGCTATCCTTGATATGCAGGAGACCGACCCTGAAGGATGGAAGCAAGACAAGCGTCCGCCGATGAAAAGTTTCTCGGATATGGTGATTTACGAGATGCATTTGCGCGATTTCTCCGCCGATACCGTGGGAGGAATGAAGCATCGGGGTAAGTATTTGGCATTGGCAGAAGACAGTACACATACGTGGACGGGAGAACGGACAGGGCTTGCCCACCTGAAGGAACTGGGCGTAACCCATGTGCAATTGATGCCTGTGGCGGATTTTGCTTCGATAGACGAGACTAAGCCAGAAAGGCTTCAATACAATTGGGGGTATGATCCGAAGAACTATAATGTACCTGAAGGTTCGTATGCAACCGACCCATTCGAACCGGGAATACGTATCCGTGAATTCAAGCAAATGGTGCAAGCTTTGCACAAGGCGGGTATCCGGGTAATCATGGATGTGGTTTATAATCATACGTTCACTACACACGGCGGTATCTTCGAACGTACCGTTCCTGGATATTTCTATCGTAAGGATGCAGACGGGAATTTTGCCAACGGTTCGGGATGTGGGAACGAAACTGCCAGCGAGCGGGCGATGATGCGCAGGTTCATCGTAGAATCGGTATGCTATTGGGCGAAAGAATATCATATTGACGGTTTCCGTTTCGATTTGATGGGCTTACATGATATTGAGACGATGAATGCCGTGCGCCGTGCCCTTGACCGTATCGATCCTACTATATATGTGGGAGGTGAAGGCTGGTCGGCATCCGTTCCCCAGTTTCCGTCAGATTTGCTTGCTACAAAGGCGAATGTAAGTAAGATACCTCGGATAGCGGTTTTTCGGGATGAGTTTCGTGATAGCTTGCGCGGTCCTTTCGGAAACGATGAGAAAGGTGCGTTTCTTATTGGACGTCCAGGATATGAGCGGGGGATTCGTTTCGGTTTATCGGGAGGTGTATATTCTTTGACTTCCAATGATTCTGTTCCGCTTTCTCCTATGCAATTCATCAGCTATGTGAGTTGTCACGATGATTTGTGTCTGGCTGACCGCTTGAAAGTGACTTTGCCGGGTGCTTCCGTACAAGAATTGTGTGCGCTTCAGAAGTTGGGGGCAACGGCCATTCTTACTTCGCAAGGCATTCCTTTCCTCTTTGCCGGAGACGAGTTCCTTCGTGACCGGAAAGGTGCTCCGAATCCGTATAATATGCCAGATGCGGTCAATGCAATCAATTGGCATAATAAGATGCTTTATCGTGAGGTCTTCGATTATTATCGAGGGCTGATTGCGATGCGTAAGGCGCATCCTGCTTTCCGCATGGGCGATGCCGAATTGGTGCGTACATATTTGGAGTTTCTTCCAGTGCAGGCTGTGGGGGTAGTGGCTTTTCGCCTGAAAGGAAATCCGTGCGGGGATTCGTGGCTGAATACTATTGTAGTATTGAATGCACGTACAGAACCGGTTAAGGTCGATATACCTGACGGAAAATATTGGATTGTGTGCCAAGGCGGTAAAATCGATTTAGTTATGGGATTGGGGACGGTAACGGGAACCCAATTGGTAGTACATCCGCGTTCGGCTACGATTATCCATCAATAA
- a CDS encoding ATP-binding cassette domain-containing protein: MQNIITIENGVTRHPAYRLREPINLQLGADEHIAIVGPNGGGKSLLVDTLTGRYPLLDANEVKYDFSPSASKMVSDNIKYITFRDSYGDSDATYYYQQRWNAHDVDDTPVVRDLLPECKDEDLKRALFGLFGVEAMLDKHIILLSSGELRKFQLTKTLLSHPRVLIMDNPFIGLDAKTRDLLQVLLKELTEMSDLQIILVLSKSDDIPSFITHVIPVSDRTCGAKVTLSEYLASCPVIPSHVLSEEKRGRILNLPYTDNLYHTEHIVDLNKVSIRYGERTILRELDWTVRCGEKWALSGDNGSGKSTLLSLVCADNPQSYACDISLFGRKRGSGESIWEIKKHIGYVSPEMHRAYLKNLPAIDIVASGLHDSIGLYKKPDEAGREACEWWMDIFGILDLKDRSFLQLSSGEQRLVLLARAFVKDPELLILDEPLHGLDLYNRRMVKDIIEAFCERQDKTLIMVTHYQEELPACITHRLFLTRNG, encoded by the coding sequence ATGCAAAATATTATTACGATTGAAAATGGTGTTACCCGGCATCCGGCATACCGCTTGCGGGAACCTATCAACTTGCAATTGGGGGCAGATGAACACATTGCTATTGTGGGACCTAACGGAGGCGGGAAGAGTCTTCTGGTAGACACTCTCACGGGACGTTATCCGCTCTTGGACGCGAATGAAGTGAAGTATGACTTTTCGCCTTCGGCATCGAAAATGGTATCTGACAACATTAAGTACATAACTTTCCGTGATTCGTATGGTGACTCGGATGCCACGTATTATTATCAACAACGGTGGAATGCACATGATGTAGACGATACGCCCGTGGTGCGTGACCTACTTCCGGAGTGTAAGGATGAAGACTTGAAACGTGCCTTGTTTGGATTGTTCGGGGTGGAAGCGATGCTCGACAAGCATATTATCCTTCTTTCGAGCGGGGAACTTCGGAAATTTCAGTTGACAAAGACTCTATTAAGCCATCCGCGTGTGCTGATTATGGACAATCCGTTTATCGGGCTGGACGCAAAGACGCGTGATTTGTTGCAAGTTCTCTTGAAGGAGTTGACCGAAATGTCCGATTTGCAAATCATCCTCGTGCTCTCGAAATCAGACGATATCCCTTCGTTTATTACTCACGTGATTCCGGTGTCCGACCGCACGTGTGGAGCAAAAGTGACACTTTCGGAATATTTAGCGTCATGTCCTGTAATTCCTTCTCACGTATTGTCTGAAGAAAAGCGTGGGCGCATTTTGAACCTGCCTTACACCGATAATCTCTACCATACCGAACACATTGTCGACCTGAACAAGGTCAGCATCCGGTATGGCGAGCGTACGATATTGAGAGAACTTGACTGGACCGTACGATGCGGTGAGAAATGGGCGCTGAGCGGAGATAACGGCTCGGGAAAATCTACTTTGCTTAGCCTTGTATGCGCCGACAATCCCCAAAGTTATGCGTGTGACATTTCGCTCTTCGGACGGAAACGTGGGAGCGGGGAGAGCATTTGGGAAATCAAGAAACACATCGGGTATGTCAGCCCCGAGATGCATCGGGCATACCTGAAGAATCTGCCTGCTATCGATATCGTGGCAAGCGGCTTGCATGACTCCATCGGGCTTTATAAGAAACCAGACGAAGCCGGACGGGAAGCGTGTGAATGGTGGATGGATATTTTCGGCATCCTCGACTTGAAGGACCGTAGCTTCCTTCAGTTATCCAGTGGAGAGCAACGTCTTGTGCTTTTAGCCCGTGCTTTCGTAAAAGACCCTGAACTTCTAATCTTGGATGAGCCGCTTCATGGGCTTGACTTATACAACCGCCGGATGGTGAAAGACATTATTGAGGCTTTTTGTGAGCGTCAGGACAAAACGTTGATTATGGTGACGCATTACCAAGAAGAACTTCCCGCTTGTATTACCCACCGGCTCTTTCTGACAAGGAATGGATAG
- a CDS encoding PepSY-like domain-containing protein, producing MKKWMFLLVSLFTMQVAMADNDKPITFEQLPASAQTFIKQNFPDAKVAFVKMEKEFLDASYDVVFINGDKVEFDKKGNWKDINCRRMTVPQAVVPAKIQEFVKSNYPEAKVIKIEKDRYEYEVKLTNFWELTFDTSFNLIDMDNDND from the coding sequence ATGAAAAAGTGGATGTTTTTATTAGTGAGTTTATTTACGATGCAAGTGGCGATGGCAGACAATGACAAGCCGATTACCTTTGAACAACTTCCGGCATCAGCCCAAACCTTTATTAAGCAGAATTTCCCTGATGCGAAGGTAGCCTTCGTGAAAATGGAAAAAGAATTTCTCGATGCTTCTTATGATGTGGTGTTCATCAACGGTGATAAGGTCGAGTTTGATAAGAAGGGAAATTGGAAAGACATCAATTGCCGGCGGATGACAGTGCCACAAGCTGTAGTCCCCGCTAAGATTCAAGAGTTTGTAAAAAGTAACTATCCCGAAGCTAAGGTGATAAAAATAGAGAAAGACCGTTACGAATACGAAGTGAAGCTTACCAATTTTTGGGAACTGACTTTCGACACCAGCTTCAATCTCATCGACATGGATAACGATAACGATTGA
- a CDS encoding RluA family pseudouridine synthase, protein MARAAAKYTTYRVSEPGELMEFLMKKMAGISRTRVKALLTNRVVLVDNTIQTLYNYPLQPGMCVQISREKHKHEFHHPMLKILYEDAYIIVVEKKEGLLSVATERQKERTAQHILNEYVKRIHKGNRIYVVHRLDRETSGIMMYAKDEKTQHTLRDNWHDLVRDRRYVTIVQGEMEQDEGTVCSWLTDRKLYVSSSPTDDGGKYSVTHYHTIKRANGFSLLELQLETGRKNQIRVHMQSLGHPVVGDERYGCEMNPLGRLALHAFKLCFYHPVTHEWMEFETPYPTPFKTLMLKK, encoded by the coding sequence ATGGCACGTGCTGCTGCGAAATATACGACTTACCGGGTGAGCGAACCGGGCGAATTGATGGAATTCCTGATGAAGAAAATGGCAGGAATCAGCCGTACACGGGTTAAAGCTTTATTGACTAACCGAGTTGTATTGGTAGACAATACGATTCAGACGCTTTACAATTATCCGTTGCAACCTGGCATGTGTGTGCAAATCAGCCGGGAAAAGCACAAACACGAATTCCATCATCCGATGCTGAAGATTTTATATGAAGATGCATACATCATCGTTGTTGAAAAAAAAGAAGGGTTGCTCTCGGTTGCTACAGAACGTCAAAAAGAGCGGACGGCACAACATATATTAAATGAGTATGTAAAACGGATTCATAAAGGGAACCGGATTTATGTCGTCCACCGCCTGGATAGGGAAACATCAGGCATTATGATGTATGCCAAAGATGAAAAAACACAGCATACATTACGTGATAACTGGCACGACCTTGTGCGCGACCGCCGCTATGTAACAATTGTACAAGGAGAGATGGAACAAGATGAAGGCACGGTATGTTCTTGGCTTACCGACCGTAAGCTATACGTAAGCTCCTCTCCGACAGATGATGGAGGCAAATATTCGGTGACTCATTATCACACCATCAAACGTGCCAATGGCTTTTCGTTATTGGAATTGCAACTGGAAACGGGGCGGAAAAATCAGATTCGCGTACACATGCAATCGTTAGGGCATCCCGTGGTAGGAGACGAACGTTATGGATGCGAAATGAATCCGTTGGGAAGATTGGCTCTTCATGCCTTTAAATTGTGTTTTTACCATCCAGTAACACACGAATGGATGGAGTTTGAGACCCCATACCCCACTCCTTTCAAGACATTAATGCTAAAGAAATAG
- the rlmD gene encoding 23S rRNA (uracil(1939)-C(5))-methyltransferase RlmD, protein MTRKKKELPLLEKVTITDVAAEGKAVAKVNDLVIFVPYVVPGDIVDLQVKRKKNHYAEAVAVKLHEKSPMRVEPFCEHYGVCGGCKWQCLAYADQIRYKQKQVYDNLTRIGKIELPEISPIIGSEKTMYYRNKLEFTFSNKRWLTEEEVKQDVKYEQMNAVGFHIPGAFDKVLAIEKCWLQDDISNQIRNAIRDYAYEHQYAFFNLRTQEGMLRNMMVRTSSTGELMVLLQCKIVNDEELEKMKELLQFVADKFPQITSLLYVVNNKCNDTIGDLDVCVFKGKDHIFEEMEGLRFKVGPKSFYQTNSEQAYNLYKVARDFAGLTGNELVYDLYTGTGTIANFVSRQAKKVIGIEYVPEAIEDAKVNSELNGIKNTLFYAGDMKDILTEDFIRTHGRPDVIITDPPRAGMHGDVIQVILAAEPERIVYVSCNPATQARDLQLLDVKYKVKAVQPVDMFPHTHHVENVVLLEKKTH, encoded by the coding sequence GTGACAAGAAAGAAGAAAGAACTTCCTTTACTGGAAAAGGTAACGATAACGGATGTGGCGGCAGAGGGAAAAGCTGTTGCCAAGGTGAATGATCTGGTCATCTTTGTGCCATACGTAGTGCCGGGCGATATTGTCGATTTGCAAGTCAAGCGGAAGAAAAACCATTATGCGGAGGCTGTAGCCGTAAAGTTGCACGAAAAGTCTCCGATGCGTGTAGAGCCGTTTTGCGAGCATTACGGTGTGTGTGGCGGATGCAAGTGGCAATGTCTGGCGTATGCCGACCAGATTCGGTACAAGCAAAAGCAAGTGTATGACAATCTGACCCGCATCGGGAAAATCGAATTGCCGGAAATCAGCCCCATCATCGGTTCGGAAAAGACGATGTATTATCGCAATAAGCTGGAATTCACATTCTCGAACAAGCGTTGGCTGACCGAAGAAGAAGTAAAGCAGGATGTGAAATACGAGCAGATGAATGCGGTGGGTTTTCATATCCCCGGTGCGTTCGACAAAGTACTTGCCATCGAGAAATGCTGGCTCCAGGATGATATTTCCAATCAAATCCGCAACGCTATCCGCGACTATGCGTACGAACATCAGTATGCTTTTTTCAACCTGCGCACGCAAGAAGGCATGTTGCGCAATATGATGGTACGTACCTCTTCTACCGGAGAGTTGATGGTCTTGTTGCAATGCAAGATTGTGAATGACGAGGAATTGGAGAAAATGAAGGAACTCCTTCAATTTGTGGCAGACAAGTTCCCTCAAATCACCTCCTTATTATATGTGGTCAATAACAAATGCAACGATACAATCGGCGATTTGGATGTATGCGTATTCAAAGGGAAAGACCATATTTTCGAAGAGATGGAAGGGCTTCGGTTCAAGGTAGGTCCTAAGTCTTTTTATCAGACCAATTCAGAACAAGCCTATAATTTATATAAGGTAGCCCGTGACTTTGCCGGATTAACGGGCAATGAGCTGGTATATGATTTGTATACCGGAACCGGAACCATCGCCAATTTCGTTTCCCGTCAGGCTAAAAAGGTAATAGGAATCGAATATGTGCCCGAAGCGATAGAGGATGCCAAAGTCAATTCAGAATTGAACGGCATAAAGAATACCTTGTTTTATGCAGGCGATATGAAAGATATCCTGACCGAAGATTTTATCCGCACGCATGGACGGCCCGATGTGATCATTACCGACCCGCCTCGGGCAGGCATGCATGGCGATGTCATACAGGTGATATTGGCGGCAGAACCGGAACGCATCGTTTATGTGAGTTGCAATCCGGCTACACAAGCCCGCGATTTGCAGTTACTCGATGTGAAATATAAAGTAAAGGCAGTCCAGCCGGTAGATATGTTTCCCCATACGCATCATGTGGAGAATGTGGTATTATTAGAAAAGAAAACTCATTAA
- a CDS encoding 3'-5' exonuclease: MQGINFIAIDFETATRKRASICEAGICVVRNGKVAETRSWLIRPEGNYYSYWNMQIHGIRPSDTENAPEFPEIWTKITEYLGECPVLVAHNAIFDIGCIRHSLQFYHIKKPDITYYCSLRAARKLYNFDCNKLDYLCDQFEIPYRLHHRAGDDAEMCARLFLREIRDAAKCDHENMDFCNGKL, from the coding sequence ATGCAAGGAATAAACTTTATCGCCATTGATTTTGAAACCGCTACAAGAAAGCGTGCTTCCATTTGTGAGGCGGGCATTTGTGTGGTGCGCAACGGGAAAGTTGCGGAAACCCGTTCGTGGCTTATCCGCCCCGAAGGCAATTACTACAGTTATTGGAACATGCAGATTCATGGGATACGCCCAAGCGATACGGAAAATGCTCCGGAGTTTCCTGAAATATGGACGAAGATAACCGAGTACTTGGGCGAATGTCCGGTACTGGTGGCACACAACGCCATTTTCGACATCGGGTGCATCCGACACTCGCTGCAATTTTACCACATCAAGAAGCCGGACATCACGTATTATTGCTCGCTTCGTGCCGCCCGCAAGCTTTATAACTTCGATTGCAACAAACTGGATTATCTCTGCGACCAATTCGAGATACCTTACAGACTGCATCACCGGGCGGGAGACGATGCCGAAATGTGTGCACGCCTGTTTCTGAGAGAGATTCGGGATGCCGCAAAATGCGACCACGAGAACATGGATTTCTGCAACGGGAAATTATAA
- a CDS encoding ISAs1 family transposase, producing MEIISILRTIKDPRRDHLRAHSFECIFYIAMAAVIGGAESWYEVADFGKMHESFFRSRIKDFKCVPSHDTFNRVFSLLSPSELENGFRTWIREICGKYRGLVSIDGKEIRGAREEKSGGSFESLRIVSAWASANGVSLGQEKVSDKSNEIKAIPLLIKALDLEGCIITIDAIACQHEIVSTIIDAKADYLISVKKNQKKLYETIEGWFSDIDIYGNNIDGIGHIPQTRYRYSITEESSHGRFERRVCQVYNNGVLSKVLKWKGVNSVVCLTNTKKYIKSGKTTVERHYYITSLPLDSERITETIRSHWSIENNLHWQLDVSFNEDSQKKKKNAAQNFSLLNKIAMTQLKNNKRKASLKGKRKMAGWSDEFLAELLDAPWQNDEIK from the coding sequence ATGGAAATCATCTCAATACTCCGTACAATAAAGGATCCCCGTCGTGATCATTTAAGGGCACACAGTTTCGAGTGTATATTTTATATCGCAATGGCAGCAGTCATCGGCGGTGCGGAAAGCTGGTATGAGGTTGCCGATTTTGGTAAGATGCACGAGTCTTTCTTCCGCTCACGTATAAAGGACTTTAAATGTGTCCCTTCTCATGACACTTTCAATCGTGTATTTTCCCTTCTTTCTCCCAGTGAACTCGAAAATGGCTTTCGTACCTGGATACGTGAGATTTGCGGCAAATACCGTGGTCTTGTATCCATAGACGGTAAAGAGATACGCGGTGCACGTGAAGAGAAGAGTGGCGGCAGTTTTGAATCTCTGCGTATAGTAAGTGCTTGGGCGTCAGCCAACGGTGTCTCTCTAGGCCAGGAAAAGGTAAGTGACAAGAGCAACGAAATAAAGGCAATCCCTTTATTGATAAAGGCTCTTGACCTTGAAGGCTGTATAATTACCATTGATGCCATTGCCTGCCAGCATGAAATAGTAAGTACAATCATCGATGCAAAAGCTGACTATCTTATAAGTGTAAAGAAGAACCAGAAGAAACTTTATGAAACGATAGAAGGTTGGTTCTCTGATATTGACATATATGGAAACAATATTGACGGAATAGGTCATATACCTCAGACAAGATACAGGTACAGCATAACGGAAGAGAGTTCACATGGGCGCTTCGAGAGACGTGTATGTCAGGTATATAACAATGGAGTCCTGTCTAAAGTCTTGAAATGGAAAGGTGTAAACTCAGTGGTATGTTTGACTAATACGAAAAAATACATAAAGTCAGGAAAGACCACAGTGGAGAGACACTACTACATAACATCCCTGCCATTGGATTCTGAACGTATAACTGAAACTATCAGAAGCCATTGGAGTATTGAGAACAATCTTCACTGGCAGCTTGATGTCTCATTCAATGAGGACAGTCAGAAAAAAAAGAAAAATGCGGCACAGAATTTTTCACTACTCAACAAGATTGCCATGACACAACTAAAAAACAACAAGAGAAAAGCAAGCCTTAAGGGTAAAAGAAAAATGGCGGGATGGAGTGATGAGTTTCTTGCAGAACTTTTAGATGCACCATGGCAAAATGATGAAATCAAGTAA